The nucleotide window AATGAGCAGTTTTAAACAGATGTGTTATGAGTTGTGATTTGAAATGGGGAAATTAATCGATATTTCTAAGATAAACATCAGCACTGCTGTGGTTCTCCTTCGGCACAGCCTGTGTGCTAAGCATATAAAGACAACTAAACTCGAGGAGAGTTTTCTGAATGTGCTTTGCCTGGCACAAGCTGTACAGGTGGTCACTGTGGACAAAAACTGCAACCAATTATATTTAGATGGGGCGAGTACATTCCCAGTCACACAGTGACTCTACATATATTTCCTTGGCatgcacacagagatacacagccacacacacacacacatataaacacaaatgcacaaacacacacacacacacacaggaaaagcATCTAAGTCCAATTAGcagacaaataattgaaaaaaACAGGGCCCTTTCTGCACGTCAGCTATGCAGCTGCTGTGAAGCCGCTGAGCTGAAGCAGTGACAGGGAACTGCACTAGAACAAACATTCATGTCACACTATATAGGAGGCAGTCATGTCTTCATTCATGTCACACTATATAggaggcagccatgtcttcattCATGTCACACTATATAggaggcagccatgtcttcattCATGTCACACTATATAGGAGGCAGACATGTCTTCATTCATGTCACACTATATAGGAAGCAGACATGTCTTCATTTCCTGTAAAGACAATCTCCTCCATCTgcctccccccactctccctcagTATGTCCCGTATCAGCCGATAAACAGGATGAACCACATTCGATTGAAATCCCCCTCTTCAAGTCAAATGATAGTCCGACTCTCGTCGTCATACTGTATTCATACTGACGTGTAGGTATGCAACGGGAATTCCCTCCAAATGAGAAGTCATTGTTGGCCATTGTGGGCTTGTAATGAAATGATCTTTCGCAGAGGAATTTCTCTTATTTTAAAATCTCTGTGATGTCACTTAGAGGCTTTTCAGGCCGAGCCGTGCCAGGCTTTAGCTCATTATCAATGGAAGAAACTCGAGTCGAGACTTGATGGCGAGGGAGGCTATATCGGTCCCATGCAAGGCTGCACTCCCTGGAGTTCTGAAGTGACTAGTGACCTGACATTCTGTGAGTCATGTAATAAATGTGTCAATTGTGTGGAACCGTATTTTTATCCGGGTCCCAGCTGCGCCGCTGTGGGTGGCCGCAAATCTCCAATCTCGCCACGATACCTCAATCTTCCCCTCACACATAGTCATAATGAAGGAACGAACACTGTATCACACGGGAATACGGGATAGACAGTGTGTTCTTCCTGTTTGGGAAGCCCGGATTCTGTCATACATTTCATTATCTAATAAAAAGGACCATTCTATCTTTCAGTTGCATCAGTCCATCAAAATTCGGCTAGGCTTTTCAACTAGGCTAAATAAAACGATATATTAAAAGATAATGGCAGTagaaaagtatatatttttggcTCTGGTATGTTGAGATTGGGGGGTGTCGGCGGGGTCATTGTCACGCTCTCATCACATTATTTCAGAGGGCCTTTGTACACAGCCATGACGTGAGCTCATTACATTACATACTATGCACAAAGTATATGATTATGGGTTCAAGACCTAAAAAGTAGAGGGGGAAAATGAGTTTTTGAAAGTTGAGATGTCTGGGCGTGTGAATGTGAAGAGGTGCTTTTATTGAGACTGAttcaacagagagagaaagaacgagagaaagagacagagagaatgtgagagaaagatttaaagataaaaaaggagaaagagactaATTGAGGGTAAATAAAGAGACAAAGCAGAGAAACACAAGTCTGTATTTCCCTGGTacagggtgtggaggtctggTTCAAGTCTGGCAAGTGTCACACTAAAATGCTAATGTTCTTAGATGGAGGATCATGCTCAGTAATAACCAAGCTACATTTAGACACAATTACCGGAGACAGTCATTTGCATTGAGTAATACTGCCTGTTAGGAAATACAGGTGGATGTTTCACTGGGTAATTTCACACCAGATCAGAAGGTCCTGATCTTTCCGATAGAGTTGGAAAGAGAATTGTGATCAGattcagggggagggagggagggtggggatgggggttaATATGATAACCAAATGTGGCGTGCTCAAACCAGTCTTGTCCAAATCTTGGTAGGCATACAACAGTATGACAGTTCAGAGAGTTGGCCATAGACAATTGCTGGCTAACTTTCATACAGCATTTTTATTTACAGCACTCATCGCACTGCTAGCCACCTATTCTATTATTTTCTGTTCTTAAATTCCACAAGAGTATATTCTATGCTAGTCATGTCTAGTCTAGTCACTGTTCCTTTGGTAGGATTTGAGCTAGTGAGGGGAACCAACAACAGAACTAGCCTTTTCTCATCCCCTGAATGGAGAAAAGTGCTAGCAGGAGATTTAGGGGTTCCGTGGATTTGCCTGCCGTCATTCCAGGGAGCTCAAATTGACTTCAGAGAGCATGACTAACCCATTCAGCCTCTCTCTGGGAGGGCGAGCCTGTACTTAGCCATCGTATCCATCCAGATACCATTACCCAGAACCAGGGCAGCTATACAGAGGCTGGAGGGTGGCTCGTCAAATGATCTCATCTTTTTGACACATTGAAGTTCTGAACCATTAAATTGGCATGGAGGAAGACAGTGTTCTTTTTAGGTGTTTGTATCGTCACGGTGGATGGAAACAGGAGGTCAACTTGGGTTGTGGCCATGTgtgcgtctctgtgtgtgtgtgtggggggcagtctatctctgtgtgtatgCTTTTGTGTGGCTATATATACAGAtatgtgtgagaggtgtggGAGGGTTGTCTGTGTATGACTATGTGGACCCCCTTTTGCAGATGTACAGGAAGTCCCGGGTGGTTAAATGTCTTGCTTTGAGGTTATAGACATATAAGCTCCCAAAGTTCCATATCtgattatacattttttttggACAGTTTTGAGTCATTTTTACCAATTAAGCAAAAAATGGAAACTACACTACAAACACTCATCTTGCGACACACTTTGGATTCTTTCTAGGTTCCACGATGACGTAGCTGGCTGACGTGGCCATACACAAAGGAAGCACTGATAAAATAAGCACGTGTGTCATCCAGATTCGTTCATTTGCATGAAGGAAACCAAGACAAAATAACCCAGACATGTGGAGTCCAAACCTTTTTCTGTGTCTTATGTTTCAGATGGAGTACAGTGGGCGGGGCCTAAACAAAGCTGATAAGATGAATACAACGTGTGTTCCGATTGATGAGAGCGTCATCAGCAACTTCCTGATGGGCGTCTACATTGTAGCCTTCATCTTGGGCTTGACCTTTAACCTCCTGACCCTGGGCCCCATCATCCAGCAGGTGAGCTCCTGTCTTTGATCTTACTGTAAATAGCTTCtttttctggggggggggtcaaatgaGCTTGATGGTTGGTTAATCATTGCCTGGTTGATTCACTAATTGATTGATTCATTTATTCATGCATACACTTGTttgtccgtccatccatccatccatccatctattcatTGGTTCATTCTTCCAGGTGCGCAGCCACAATGTTCTGGGAGTGTTCCTCCTCAACCTCCTCCTGTCCGACCTGCTCTACATCCTCACCATGCCACTTTGGGTCAACTACTACCACAACTACCAccgctggggcctggggccggCCTCCTGCAGTGTGGCTGGCTTCATCTACTACTCAAACATGTACATCAGCATCTTCCTGCTGTGCTGCATCTCCTTGGACCGCTGTCTGGCCGTGACCAGGCCCCTGAGGTCCAGGGCGATCCGCAGCTCCCGCAACGCCTGGCTGCTGTGCACGGCCGTGGTGCTGACCATCACGGCCCTGCATGTCCTGGTGCTGATCAAGGTCAACGTGACGGACGCCCACGACAAGGTCAACGGCAACGACCGCTGCTACGAGACTTACCCCATGCCCGAGCCGGTGGCTCGCTTCAACCTGGCGAGGGTGGGTGTAGGGTtcctgctccccctgctggtcctGGGAGGCAGCTACTCGATGGTGGTGGGGGCAGTGGGCCAGAGCCGCGGCCTCAGTCCCAAAGCCAAGCGGAAGGTCCGCCTCCTGTCGTTCGGCGTGATCGGCATCTTCTCCGTGTGCTTTGCGCCCTACCACATCCTGCTGCTGGCGCGCTCGCTGGTCTTCTACCTCAAGGACAACCTGGAGGACTACTGCCAGTTTGAGAGGGCCACTCACTTCCCCTTCTCCTGCTTGCTGGCCCTGTCCACCCTCAACAGCGTGTTGGACCCTGTGCTGTACGTGTTGGTCAGCAACGTCAAGGAGGATTTCCGACTCTGCTGGGGGTGGACGGAGTGGAGGATGTCGAGGAGGAGGTTGGGGGGTGGCGGAGGTGGCGGCCAGGCGGGCACGTTTGGGAGGATGGAGGTTGAGACGGAGGGcaagggggaggaaagagggcaGGGTTCTTCTGCAACTGCCACCAGTCAGAGGACGCAGACATACTCGATCTgaggactggtgtgtgtgtgtgtgtgtgcgctcgtgcgtgtgtgggggtgggcgtgtgtgtgtccttccttGTGTTCGAAGTCCTCAATTACATGGTGTTCATATCCACTTGCTGGCTGAGGTGATGTGATAGCCATCgatccagagagaggagaacacacTGTCTCCTGCCTTTGTGTTCCTCTTCTCATATCCTGCTCGGCTCAAGAGGCTTCATGAGCCTCATGAATACTCGTCCTCTGAGGCCTTCAATTCAAGTGTGTTTTCGACTGAGCGTTTgtgctgaagagagagagagagagagagagagagagagagagagagagagagagagagagagagagagagagagagagggaatgaaagaaaaagaaacagaacggtgtgtgtgtgtatgtgtaagggGACaaatatatgtgtttgtgtgtttacatgacATGACTTTGATTGACGAGTGGAAGGGGAGGTTAGCTAGGTAGGAGCTCTCCCAGTCCTGTTCTGAAGAGCACTTCTCCTCTCTCGTAGATGCACAAAGCTTTTAATAAGATTGATGTGTTCCAACTTGACGCGAGAGACAAGGAACATTGATCCGTTGTCGTGTATGCCAGTTACCGTACGGCTGCTGTGATCCCTACGACAGTGCTTGGCGCACATATTTTGTATTTCAATTCAATTAAACCGCTGCAAAGTTGAATGCATTGCTTTTTTCTTTGGTTGTTTGTGTCTTTTAGCTGC belongs to Hypomesus transpacificus isolate Combined female chromosome 15, fHypTra1, whole genome shotgun sequence and includes:
- the gpr184 gene encoding G protein-coupled receptor 184; amino-acid sequence: MEYSGRGLNKADKMNTTCVPIDESVISNFLMGVYIVAFILGLTFNLLTLGPIIQQVRSHNVLGVFLLNLLLSDLLYILTMPLWVNYYHNYHRWGLGPASCSVAGFIYYSNMYISIFLLCCISLDRCLAVTRPLRSRAIRSSRNAWLLCTAVVLTITALHVLVLIKVNVTDAHDKVNGNDRCYETYPMPEPVARFNLARVGVGFLLPLLVLGGSYSMVVGAVGQSRGLSPKAKRKVRLLSFGVIGIFSVCFAPYHILLLARSLVFYLKDNLEDYCQFERATHFPFSCLLALSTLNSVLDPVLYVLVSNVKEDFRLCWGWTEWRMSRRRLGGGGGGGQAGTFGRMEVETEGKGEERGQGSSATATSQRTQTYSI